The Hyperolius riggenbachi isolate aHypRig1 chromosome 3, aHypRig1.pri, whole genome shotgun sequence genome window below encodes:
- the C3H12orf75 gene encoding overexpressed in colon carcinoma 1 protein isoform X1, whose product MECGKGKYLASRTHKQVEWGCTGPSKDTEDDTSSQEDKHRNYGGVYVGLPPDTTMCSSATGAQVAEPGQSYIQNMKPGSPVPENVC is encoded by the exons ATGGAGTGTGGAAAGGGAAAGTATCTCGCCTCCAGGACGCATAAACAAGTCGAATGGG gctGTACGGGACCATCCAAAGATAC GGAAGATGATACCTCTTCTCAGGAAGACAAACACAG GAATTATGGAGGAGTGTATGTAGGTCTGCCTCCAGAtacaacaatgtgcagcagtgctaCAGGGGCACAAG TTGCAGAACCCGGCCAGTCCTATATACAGAACATGAAGCCTGGATCCCCTGTGCCAGAGAATGTATGCTAG